One Brachybacterium kimchii genomic window carries:
- a CDS encoding adenylosuccinate synthase gives MPAVVIVGAQWGDEGKGKATDLLGERVDYVVKPNGGNNAGHTVVVHGEKFELKLLPAGILSPQVTPVIGNGVVVNLEALFEEIATLDSRGVDTARLRISANAHVVAPYHQTLDKVTERFLGKRAIGTTGRGIGPAYMDKVGRLGIRVQDLFDESILRQKVEGALRQKNELLVKLYNRRAVEVDEIVEGLLSYAERLRPMVVDTVELLNTALDRDEVVLMEGGQATYLDVDHGTYPFVTSSNPTAGGACIGAGIGPTRIDRVIGIVKAYTTRVGAGPFPTELEDKWGEYLQTTGGEVGVNTGRPRRCGWYDALMIRHAQRINGFTDIVLTKLDVLTGIEEVPICTAYDVDGVIHREMPMTQTDFHHAVPVYETLPGWTEDISGCRTLEELPENARAYVARLEELAGCRISAIGVGPDREDTITVHDLLPSS, from the coding sequence ATGCCGGCCGTCGTGATCGTCGGAGCCCAATGGGGGGACGAGGGGAAGGGGAAGGCCACCGACCTGCTCGGTGAGCGCGTCGACTACGTGGTCAAGCCCAACGGCGGCAACAACGCCGGGCACACCGTGGTCGTCCACGGCGAGAAGTTCGAGCTCAAGCTCCTTCCCGCCGGCATCCTCTCCCCACAGGTCACGCCCGTGATCGGCAACGGCGTGGTGGTGAACCTCGAGGCGCTCTTCGAGGAGATCGCGACGCTCGACAGCCGCGGCGTGGACACGGCCCGTCTGCGCATCAGCGCGAACGCGCACGTCGTCGCCCCGTACCACCAGACGCTCGACAAGGTCACCGAGCGCTTCCTGGGCAAGCGCGCGATCGGCACCACGGGCCGCGGGATCGGCCCGGCCTACATGGACAAGGTGGGGCGTCTGGGGATCCGCGTCCAGGACCTCTTCGACGAGTCCATCCTGCGCCAGAAGGTCGAGGGCGCCCTGCGGCAGAAGAACGAGCTGCTCGTGAAGCTCTACAACCGCCGCGCCGTCGAGGTCGACGAGATCGTCGAGGGGCTGCTCTCCTACGCGGAGCGCCTGCGTCCGATGGTCGTGGACACCGTCGAGCTGCTGAACACCGCCCTGGATCGCGACGAGGTCGTGCTCATGGAGGGCGGCCAGGCCACGTACCTGGACGTCGACCACGGCACCTACCCGTTCGTCACCAGCTCGAACCCGACCGCGGGAGGCGCCTGCATCGGCGCCGGCATCGGCCCCACCCGCATCGACCGCGTGATCGGGATCGTGAAGGCCTACACGACGCGCGTCGGCGCGGGCCCCTTCCCGACGGAGCTCGAGGACAAGTGGGGCGAGTACCTCCAGACCACCGGCGGCGAGGTGGGCGTGAACACCGGTCGCCCTCGGCGCTGCGGCTGGTACGACGCGCTCATGATCCGTCACGCCCAGCGCATCAACGGCTTCACCGACATCGTGCTCACCAAGCTCGACGTGCTCACAGGCATCGAGGAGGTGCCGATCTGCACCGCCTACGACGTGGACGGCGTGATCCACCGCGAGATGCCCATGACCCAGACCGACTTCCACCACGCGGTGCCCGTCTACGAGACGCTGCCCGGGTGGACCGAGGACATCTCGGGATGCCGCACCCTCGAGGAGCTCCCGGAGAACGCGCGCGCCTACGTCGCCCGCCTCGAGGAGCTCGCCGGCTGCCGGATCAGCGCCATCGGCGTGGGCCCTGACCGCGAGGACACCATCACCGTGCACGATCTGCTCCCGAGCAGCTGA
- a CDS encoding copper homeostasis protein CutC, giving the protein MSLAVEIAVQDLEGLRTAALAGADRVELCEDLSRGGLTPDLSLVEACVAEAARLREARDAKPHFGVHVLVRCRAGEGDLRTAPDEFVFDEDEIARMARQAADAVAAGADGVVLGALTPQRTLDVPALEALRDGALRAGSEALRGVVLTCHRAVDALVDDDAREEAVLTLLGLGFHRVLSSGGAASAPQGTACLARMVRAADGLLDVCAGAGIRPIDIPELASRAAVPDIHLSARRPADDGRTITDPAVVQAAVDAAGEL; this is encoded by the coding sequence ATGAGCCTCGCGGTCGAGATCGCCGTCCAGGACCTCGAGGGTCTGCGGACCGCCGCGCTCGCCGGCGCGGACCGCGTGGAGCTCTGCGAGGACCTCTCGCGCGGAGGCCTCACCCCGGACCTCTCCCTCGTGGAGGCCTGCGTCGCCGAGGCCGCACGGCTGCGCGAGGCGCGCGATGCCAAGCCCCACTTCGGCGTGCACGTGCTGGTGCGCTGCCGGGCCGGCGAGGGCGACCTGCGCACGGCTCCCGACGAGTTCGTCTTCGACGAGGACGAGATCGCCCGGATGGCCCGGCAGGCCGCGGACGCGGTCGCCGCCGGCGCGGACGGCGTCGTCCTCGGCGCCCTCACACCGCAGCGCACGCTCGACGTCCCCGCCCTCGAGGCCCTGCGGGACGGCGCCCTGCGCGCGGGGTCCGAGGCGCTGCGCGGCGTGGTCCTCACCTGCCATCGCGCCGTCGACGCCCTCGTGGACGACGACGCGCGCGAAGAGGCGGTGCTCACGCTCCTGGGTCTCGGCTTCCACCGCGTGCTGAGCTCCGGAGGGGCCGCGAGCGCCCCGCAGGGCACGGCGTGCCTGGCCCGGATGGTACGAGCGGCCGACGGGCTCCTGGACGTGTGCGCCGGCGCGGGCATCCGCCCGATCGACATCCCCGAGCTCGCCTCCCGGGCCGCAGTGCCCGACATCCACCTCTCCGCCCGCCGCCCCGCGGACGACGGACGCACCATCACCGATCCCGCGGTCGTCCAGGCCGCGGTCGACGCCGCAGGAGAACTGTGA
- a CDS encoding phosphotransferase encodes MDRTSDGSELLTGPGAGGLLRSAVGNAGGVLRTWELDHVDHRPGRSTKALYRTTVSWPEIDGAQAPAREELFGASAHVGEQEKDLLDAENSMVMTDGDINVRVWRYPHDPWLPMLPKVCYPDVVGRTLVDMGVPLMPGTAEHVPIEVISYRPGRRAVLRAQLPDRGLYLKVMQPRRSGEIVERHRHLLAAGVPVPRVIAHREGLVVLEELPGMPLSRAILDQGVDACRAEDLVAMLDRLPASLFPLPMRPPWTDSIEFYAGIVSSSLPSLGPRVDALVREIREGLAAVGRRQDLSAHDVVHGDFYEAQVFVDGGEVVGVLDIDTVGPGRRADDLACLLAHLSVLADEGSTRRIDPAVQQRVLTAIDAWQEVFTRRVDPTELALRSAGVVLSLATGPHRQQEAAWQAATEAIVRIAERWVEAARTAESERIAAQQAGPTGSGAPGAPAPAPTQGGHPSPRTPPQQTPPPQTPPAQAAPPSGTPDGSPPAPRGGAAPQAPIPGDDSPTLERRIPPGLGG; translated from the coding sequence ATGGATCGAACATCCGACGGGTCCGAGCTGCTCACGGGACCCGGCGCCGGAGGCCTGCTGCGCTCGGCAGTGGGCAATGCCGGCGGCGTGCTGCGCACGTGGGAGCTCGATCACGTCGACCACCGGCCCGGCCGCTCGACGAAGGCCCTCTACCGCACCACGGTCTCCTGGCCGGAGATCGACGGCGCGCAGGCGCCCGCGCGCGAGGAGCTGTTCGGCGCGAGCGCCCACGTGGGCGAGCAGGAGAAGGACCTCCTGGACGCAGAGAACTCCATGGTGATGACCGACGGCGACATCAACGTGCGCGTCTGGCGCTACCCCCACGACCCGTGGCTGCCGATGCTCCCGAAGGTCTGCTACCCGGACGTCGTGGGCCGCACCCTCGTGGACATGGGCGTGCCGCTGATGCCGGGCACCGCCGAGCACGTCCCGATCGAGGTCATCTCGTATCGCCCGGGCCGACGCGCCGTGCTGCGCGCGCAGCTGCCCGATCGCGGCCTGTACCTCAAGGTCATGCAGCCGCGCCGCTCCGGCGAGATCGTCGAGCGCCACCGCCATCTGCTCGCCGCGGGCGTGCCCGTGCCGCGCGTGATCGCGCATCGCGAGGGTCTTGTCGTGCTCGAGGAGCTGCCGGGCATGCCGCTCTCGCGGGCCATCCTCGACCAGGGCGTCGACGCCTGCCGCGCCGAGGACCTGGTGGCGATGCTCGACCGCCTCCCCGCCTCTCTCTTCCCCCTGCCCATGCGGCCGCCGTGGACGGATTCGATCGAGTTCTACGCCGGGATCGTGAGCTCCTCGCTGCCGTCGCTGGGCCCGCGCGTCGACGCCCTCGTGCGCGAGATCCGCGAGGGCCTCGCGGCCGTCGGCCGACGTCAGGACCTCTCCGCCCACGACGTCGTCCACGGCGACTTCTACGAGGCGCAGGTGTTCGTCGACGGCGGCGAGGTGGTCGGCGTCCTGGACATCGACACGGTGGGCCCGGGACGCCGGGCCGACGACCTGGCGTGCCTGCTCGCCCACCTCAGCGTCCTCGCCGACGAGGGCAGCACCCGGCGCATCGACCCCGCCGTGCAGCAGCGCGTGCTCACGGCGATCGACGCCTGGCAGGAGGTGTTCACGCGCCGCGTGGATCCCACCGAGCTCGCCCTGCGCAGCGCGGGCGTCGTGCTCTCCCTCGCCACGGGCCCTCACCGGCAGCAGGAGGCCGCCTGGCAGGCCGCGACCGAGGCGATCGTGCGGATCGCGGAGCGCTGGGTCGAGGCCGCCCGCACCGCCGAGTCCGAGCGCATCGCCGCGCAGCAGGCGGGGCCGACGGGCTCGGGCGCGCCTGGAGCGCCGGCTCCGGCTCCTACACAGGGAGGGCACCCCTCACCGCGCACTCCCCCGCAGCAGACCCCGCCGCCACAGACACCCCCGGCGCAGGCCGCGCCGCCGTCGGGCACCCCGGACGGCTCGCCTCCGGCGCCGCGGGGCGGGGCGGCTCCACAGGCACCGATCCCCGGCGACGACTCCCCCACCCTCGAGCGGCGCATCCCCCCGGGTCTGGGCGGCTGA
- a CDS encoding DUF3151 domain-containing protein — translation MNETSRPIGAENLLGIPPTYLPEDHPDTAVASALADGADARELAARYPASSLAWAELAQEALESEDPVAAYAYARTGYHRGLDALRRAGWKGQGPIPASHAPNRGFLKALALLGESAGRIGEREEAERIRDFVQDADPSLLG, via the coding sequence ATGAACGAGACCTCCCGCCCGATCGGGGCCGAGAACCTGCTGGGCATCCCCCCGACCTACCTGCCCGAGGACCACCCGGACACCGCCGTCGCGTCCGCGCTCGCCGACGGGGCCGACGCCCGCGAGCTCGCCGCCCGCTACCCCGCCTCCTCGCTCGCCTGGGCCGAGCTCGCCCAGGAGGCGCTCGAGTCCGAGGACCCGGTCGCCGCCTACGCCTACGCCCGCACCGGGTACCACCGCGGGCTGGACGCCCTGCGGCGCGCCGGCTGGAAGGGCCAGGGACCTATCCCCGCCTCCCACGCCCCGAACCGCGGCTTCCTCAAGGCGCTCGCGCTGCTCGGCGAGTCCGCCGGCCGCATCGGAGAGCGCGAGGAGGCCGAGCGCATCCGCGACTTCGTCCAGGACGCCGATCCGAGCCTGCTGGGCTGA
- a CDS encoding sterol carrier family protein, whose translation MTIRRRTDPAAGDRALAAWALDPGAATRTILAPAVRHTLELVAEEQPGNSVELRVPPFGAVQAIAGVRHTRGTPPAIVETDAATWLSLAVGDLAWEEALASGSVSASGERSDLTDLLPLPGPRRVARRAREAHAAAEPAGTPDRGSADGTSDRGPMAEGRTDDARTEEAR comes from the coding sequence ATGACGATCCGCCGACGCACCGACCCCGCGGCCGGCGACCGCGCCCTGGCCGCGTGGGCCCTCGACCCCGGCGCCGCGACCCGGACGATCCTCGCGCCCGCCGTGCGCCACACCCTCGAGCTGGTCGCCGAGGAGCAGCCCGGCAACTCCGTGGAGCTGCGGGTCCCGCCCTTCGGCGCCGTCCAGGCGATCGCCGGGGTGCGCCATACCCGCGGCACGCCCCCGGCGATCGTCGAGACCGACGCCGCGACCTGGCTGTCCCTCGCCGTCGGCGACCTCGCCTGGGAGGAAGCACTGGCGAGCGGGAGCGTGAGCGCGAGCGGCGAACGCTCGGACCTCACCGATCTGCTGCCGCTGCCCGGCCCGCGCCGTGTCGCGCGCCGCGCACGGGAGGCGCACGCAGCGGCCGAGCCCGCAGGGACGCCGGACAGGGGATCGGCCGACGGGACGTCGGACCGAGGCCCGATGGCCGAGGGGCGGACGGACGACGCGCGGACGGAGGAGGCACGATGA